A genomic stretch from Arachis stenosperma cultivar V10309 chromosome 3, arast.V10309.gnm1.PFL2, whole genome shotgun sequence includes:
- the LOC130968157 gene encoding mitogen-activated protein kinase kinase kinase 18-like: MEWSRGHTIGHGSSATVSIATRRDGCRVFAAKSSELCNSESLQREQRILSSLCSPYVVNFKGSDITMENNKLYYNLFMEYMPFGTLSSEINRHGGRLDEAKIKTYTRQIVQGLEYIHSKGLVHCDIKCSNILIGTEGAKIGDFGCAKSVVDPRISGTPMLMAPEAVRGEDQGCASDIWSLGCTIIEMAKGEAAWPNLLDPFCVLYHIAYSSEVPEIPWFLSEEGKDFLGKCLRWNPEERCTATQLLNHPFLNSKVESNSTSPTSILEHGFWSCVEEGSHTTRTTSLGDLPPDRVRMLGLCSEESCWASWNDDGNWITIRGNECDSWGEGVFGNFGSETASRSNGGLDLKELVESNVSGRICSKQ, encoded by the coding sequence ATGGAGTGGAGTAGAGGACACACTATAGGCCATGGATCCTCAGCCACCGTATCTATAGCCACCCGCCGTGATGGCTGCCGTGTATTTGCCGCGAAATCATCGGAGCTATGCAATTCAGAATCTTTACAAAGAGAACAGAGGATTTTATCTTCTCTATGCTCTCCTTATGTGGTTAATTTCAAAGGGAGTGACATAACCATGGAGAACAACAAGCTCTACTACAATCTCTTCATGGAGTACATGCCATTCGGAACCCTTTCCTCGGAAATTAACCGGCACGGCGGCCGGCTCGATGAGGCAAAAATTAAGACATACACAAGGCAAATTGTGCAGGGGCTAGAGTATATACACTCTAAAGGGTTGGTACATTGTGACATAAAATGTTCCAACATCTTAATTGGCACCGAAGGCGCCAAAATTGGTGACTTCGGATGCGCCAAGAGTGTCGTGGATCCGCGAATCAGCGGCACTCCGATGTTGATGGCGCCGGAAGCGGTGCGGGGAGAGGATCAAGGGTGTGCTAGTGATATTTGGTCACTTGGGTGCACCATAATTGAAATGGCTAAAGGTGAAGCAGCGTGGCCTAATTTGTTGGACCCATTTTGTGTTCTTTATCACATTGCATATTCCAGTGAAGTTCCTGAGATTCCATGGTTTCTATCTGAAGAAGGTAAGGATTTCTTGGGGAAGTGTCTAAGGTGGAATCCAGAAGAGAGGTGTACCGCTACTCAACTTCTTAATCATCCTTTTCTCAATTCCAAGGTGGAATCAAATTCAACATCGCCAACAAGTATTCTTGAGCATGGGTTTTGGAGCTGTGTGGAAGAAGGTTCTCACACAACAAGAACAACAAGCCTTGGGGATTTGCCACCTGACAGGGTTAGAATGTTGGGTTTGTGTTCAGAGGAATCATGTTGGGCATCATGGAATGATGATGGGAACTGGATCACAATTAGAGGGAATGAGTGTGACTCATGGGGTGAAGGGGtttttggtaattttgggtCAGAGACAGCTTCTCGTAGTAATGGTGGTTTGGATCTGAAGGAGTTGGTGGAAAGCAATGTGAGTGGTAGAATTTGTAgtaaacaataa
- the LOC130965522 gene encoding uncharacterized protein LOC130965522, which yields MARTATYVPKTDSGMPSFSLGLTDSRQEGASTQETEREKSPETASMLEQLDTLVQKLASNAAKGTNESPQIQRETGGESSAKFETPGGINQITDDMKQKCYIWGTRLKEDANGNTDEYEEICNLIGKGEYILIRSHLASLQAKSDIESQIVSAICLILNQKNEKRFQEQIYCLPPDIVSMALSDHPKGEFISPKTEKEFRVEAYPSFIHFIDRKKLSSHPYIFAPVCHSGHWWLWLINTTKRKCQILDPLHKKAPSDERKDINKFTGYVFSRLITYAGGKPLEKGEKEKEIKASYVKISGQKTSYNCAIYVMKWLELIEPENIKKGKYEWDNWPQDEVDYYRVEYASRILFSEMNKQRDRAIRESSAIRLSKPSSVLLSPFCQINSADIETG from the exons ATGGCACGGACAGCAACCTATGTTCCTAAAACAGATTCAGGGATGCCATCATTCAGCCTTGGACTGACTGATTCAAGGCAGGAGGGGGCGTCAACGCAGGAGACAGAAAGGGAAAAATCTCCAGAAACTGCAAGTATGCTAGAACAATTAGACACTTTGGTCCAAAAATTAGCAAGCAATGCGGCGAAGGGAACAAACGAAAGTCCACAAATTCAGAGGGAGACTGGGGGAGAAAGTTCTGCAAAGTTTGAAACTCCAGGAGGAATAAATCAAATTACAGATGATATGAAACAAAAGTGCTACATCTGGGGGACGAGACTGAAGGAAGACGCAAATGGCAATACTGACGAGTATGAGGAGATTTGCAATCTGATTGGCAAAGGAGAATACATTTTGATCAGATCGCACCTTGCATCCCTCCAGGCAAAAAGTGATATAGAATCTCAG ATTGTATCTGCCATCTGCCTCATCCTAAaccagaaaaatgaaaagaggtTTCAGGAACAAATATACTGTCTCCCCCCCGATATTGTG AGCATGGCACTTTCGGATCACCCAAAGGGGGAATTCATATCCCCAAAAACGGAAAAGGAATTCAGGGTGGAAGCCTACCCGAGTTTCATTCACTTCatagatagaaaaaaattaagttcgcatccatat ATTTTTGCTCCTGTTTGCCACTCGGGACATTGGTGGTTATGGCTAATAAATACAACAAAGCGGAAATGTCAAATACTTGACCCGCTACACAAAAAAGCTCCAAGCGATGAGAGAAAGGACATTAATAAATTCACT GGATATGTATTTTCAAGATTGATAACATATGCCGGCGGAAAACCTCTGGAGAAAGGCGAGAaggaaaaggaaattaaagcaTCATATGTTAAAATATCAGGCCAAAAAACAAG CTATAACTGCGCTATCTACGTTATGAAGTGGCTTGAGTTAATTGAGCCGGAAAACATAAAAAAGGGGAAGTATGAATGGGATAATTGGCCACAG GATGAGGTGGACTACTATAGAGTGGAGTATGCTTCCCGGATACTATTCAGTGAGATGAATAAACAGAGAGATCGGGCAATTAGAGAGAGTAGTGCTATAAGGCTGTCGAAGCCATCCTCTGTATTATTGAGTCCGTTTTGTCAGATTAATTCTGCTGATATAGAAACTGGGTAA
- the LOC130965523 gene encoding uncharacterized protein LOC130965523 — MAARNQTKDLKCATHLLSDKFRNMTEEKKAIVRDLGFGGLMHIPPLRVDHQLLRELANNFKLGENKLKIGYGSFQITPRKIGHALGINATGDLFPKKVEYKKLSDDDKIIYRRFQGKTLKSLTDEMMEIGVGNEEERLMFKRIFILYIQMAFLLLTTINKISPVHLAPIFMMDGISERNWGGGKNRTQRPLKPWIANWTKEQLVERMSAERQEILYVLNDESLPSRMDSRKRKQRQEESDSDLESESEPSDESEESSPAEREKKKKKPKTTPKE; from the exons ATGGCAGCAAGAAACCAAACAAAAGACCTTAAGTGTGCCACACATCTCCTGAGTGATAAGTTCAGAAACATGACTGAGGAGAAGAAGGCAATTGTGAGGGATCTTGGATTCGGTGGGTTGATGCACATCCCACCACTAAGGGTGGATCACCAACTCTTAAGGGAGCTGGCAAACAACTTCAAACTTGGGGAGAACAAACTGAAGATAGGATATGGTTCTTTCCAAATAACACCAAGAAAAATAGGTCATGCACTTGGCATCAATGCAACAG gagatctatttcctaagaaagttgagtataagaaactttctgatgatgacaaaataatttatagaaGATTCCAGGGTAAGACCCTCAAAAGTCTTACTGATGAAATGATGGAAATCGGCGTTGGCAACGAAGAGGAACGCCTGATGTTCAAGAGGATATTCATCCTCTACATACAGATGGCGTTCCTTTTGCTAACGACGATAAACAAAATATCGCCCGTGCACCTGGCCCCAATTTTTATGATGGACGGCATATCAGAGAGAAACTGGGGGGGGG GCAAAAACAGGACTCAAAGACCACTAAAGCCCTGGATTGCCAACTGGACTAAGGAGCAGTTGGTGGAAAGAATGTCTGCAGAAAGACAGGAAATTTTG tatgttctaaatgatgAATCTTTGCCTTCCAGAATGGACTCCagaaaaagaaagcagaggCAAGAGGAGTCAGATTCTGATTTAGAATCTGAATCTGAACCAAGTGATGA GAGTGAAGAATCATCACCTGCGGAgagggagaagaaaaagaaaaaaccaaaaacaacACCAAAAGAGTAA